ACTCAGAGGGCACTACTGAATGGCGTGCCAATTTGCCTGCCAATTTCTTCTTATGTATACGGTGGGATAACCTACATTCCGCCGAGATATGTGGTACCGCTCTTTGGAGCAGGGGTACTTTGGGAACCATACCCAAGGACAATTCGCATTCTCGGGCCGGAGTATTGGTAGAAGCCAAGCTTAAACGTTGTTAGCTCAATACCTCAGCTCCGAAAGGATGTAAATATCACTCAGCAAACCGCCATAGACCTTCGGCACGAGCAATTCGAAGGGCTTCTCGGTATTCTTCAGAGGTTATTCTCCTCCCTATAGTGGGATGACCAATAGCTTTTGCCAACGGCCTGTATTGGTCCATGATATTTATGTAGGTGTCGCGGCTTATCTCATTTGCAATAAAATGAAGCACATTCTGGGTTTCTGCCATGTTATTCGGTAAAACGAGGTGTCTAACAATCAGCCCATGAAGCGCGATTCCCCGGTCATCAACCACCAAATCACCCACCTGCCGATGCATCTCCCTCAGTGCTTCTCGGTTCCGGTCCCAATAATCTGGCACACCTGAGAAGATGCGACCTTTCTCGTTACTTCCATATTTTGCATCTGGCATGTATATATCAACAATACCGTCAAGGATGGCAAGAAGCTTTACTGGTTCATATCCGCCGCAGTTGTATACTAATGGGATATCCAAACCCATCTCAGCTGCTATTTCCAACGCAGAAAGTATTTGCGGCACCTGGTGCGTCGGTGTAACAAGGTTGATGTTATGGCAACCCTGGCGAGCTAGACTCAGCATTATTTCCGCGAGCTTCTCTATTCTTACCTCGTGCCCAACGCCACCCTGGCTTATTTCATAATTCTGGCAAAAAATACAAAGTAAGTTGCAGTTTCCAAAGAAAATTGTGCCCGACCCGTTGTAACCTACAAGTGGTGGTTCCTCCCCAAAATGCGGCCCATAACTTGAAACAACCGGATTCTTTCCGGTTCGGCAAACGCCTACTTGACCTGCAAGGCGGTCGATTCCACAGCATCGCGGGCATAGCTCGCACGCAGGCGTCATGAGCCTGTATGCGGCTTCAACACGCTCATGCAGCTCACCAGTTCTTTGGAGTTCTTTGTAAGATGGTTCAAACACTGAATCCTCGGAATGGAGCAGCAAACCAAAATAGGCTGGGCATCGCAAACCTTTTGAATTTTTCCCGCTATTACCCCGCTTTACTTTTCAATGTCTCAAAGGCCGCGAAACTTTTTAGAGCCGATTTCTAGTTAACAGGTCCAGAGTCTGGCTCAAACGACTTATAACTCTTTCGCGACCTAGAACACGCATTGTTTCAAAAAGGCTAGGGCCCACTGTCCGCCCTGTGACAGCCATGCGAAGCGGATGGATTACCGAACCACCAGACAGACCCATCTCTTCCCCGACCTTTCGCGCCGTTTCTTCTATCAATTCGGTCGTCCATTCTGGTATCTCACGCATTGCAGGAAGCATTTTGCAGAGCAGTTCTTTTACGTAATCTTGCCGCAGCCATTTTTCAACACCTTTTTCTTCGTAGCTTAGCTCGCTCATAAAGAAGAAGTCAGCAAATTCGACAATTTGCGCCAAATATTTAAGTCGGTCGCGCACAAGATTAACGACTTCACGCAAGTATGCCCCGTCCTCTACCGTAGGATTTTCCGGGAAAAAGCCTGCCTGGCGCAGGAATGGAATGCAAAGGTCTGCAATACGGCCTAGGTCTGCCTTACGTATATACTCACCGTTCATCCATTCAAGCTTCTGGATGTCGAAGATTGCTGGGTTTCTAACAATTCCCTCGATGCTAAAGCGCTCAATTAGTTCCGAGATTGTATAAAGATCACGGTCCTCGCCCGAAGACCACCCCAGAAGTGCCATATAGTTTACCATAGCCTCCGGAAGGAAACCTTTCTCCCTATATTCTAGGAAACGCATTGCTCCATGACGTTTACTTAACCTTGTGCGGTCTGGCCCAAGAATCGAAGTTGTATGTGCGAATTGCGGCGGCTCCCACCCAAAAGCTTGATACATAAGCACATGCTTTGGCGTACTTGATATCCATTCCTCGCCACGAATAACATGGGTAATGCGCATTTCATGGTCATCTACTACGCTGGCAAAGTGGTAAGTTGGATATCCATCGGACTTTATAATCACAAAATCATCTAGCAAGCGGTTCTCGAAGGTGATTTCGCCCCTAACCAAGTCTTGGATGGTTGTCTGTCCGGTGTCGGGAACTCTAAAGCGAATAACTGCCGGGATTCCCTTTTCCAATCTTGCCCTAACCTCATCAGCAGTAAGGGCAGCACAGGCGCGGTCATATCCAGTAGGCTCT
This sequence is a window from Armatimonadota bacterium. Protein-coding genes within it:
- a CDS encoding radical SAM protein; this encodes MFEPSYKELQRTGELHERVEAAYRLMTPACELCPRCCGIDRLAGQVGVCRTGKNPVVSSYGPHFGEEPPLVGYNGSGTIFFGNCNLLCIFCQNYEISQGGVGHEVRIEKLAEIMLSLARQGCHNINLVTPTHQVPQILSALEIAAEMGLDIPLVYNCGGYEPVKLLAILDGIVDIYMPDAKYGSNEKGRIFSGVPDYWDRNREALREMHRQVGDLVVDDRGIALHGLIVRHLVLPNNMAETQNVLHFIANEISRDTYINIMDQYRPLAKAIGHPTIGRRITSEEYREALRIARAEGLWRFAE
- the gltX gene encoding glutamate--tRNA ligase, whose amino-acid sequence is MKEVKVRFPPSPTGFVHIGNIRTALFNWLFARHSGGKFVLRIEDTDRARLVPGAEEEIFESLRWIGLAWDEGPIVGGAYGPYVQSERLEIYKRYAEELLEKGAAYYCFCTPERLEQMRKEQEARKEPTGYDRACAALTADEVRARLEKGIPAVIRFRVPDTGQTTIQDLVRGEITFENRLLDDFVIIKSDGYPTYHFASVVDDHEMRITHVIRGEEWISSTPKHVLMYQAFGWEPPQFAHTTSILGPDRTRLSKRHGAMRFLEYREKGFLPEAMVNYMALLGWSSGEDRDLYTISELIERFSIEGIVRNPAIFDIQKLEWMNGEYIRKADLGRIADLCIPFLRQAGFFPENPTVEDGAYLREVVNLVRDRLKYLAQIVEFADFFFMSELSYEEKGVEKWLRQDYVKELLCKMLPAMREIPEWTTELIEETARKVGEEMGLSGGSVIHPLRMAVTGRTVGPSLFETMRVLGRERVISRLSQTLDLLTRNRL